The nucleotide sequence AAAAACAAAAGGCCGAAGCCCCTAAAGCGAAACTCGACGACGCGACTTTAACGATCTTTAAAAAAGATCTTGTACGCCGAATGAATAGCGTCACCGGAGAATATCAAAACAAATACGATCCCCAAGGCACCATCGATGCGCTTCTGGAGTGTCGTAACGTCCATTATCCCGAATTACAAAAAAGCCTGGATAAGCAACTTCCCTTCTACGAGAAGCTTCTAAAAAAGTCCGGCACGAAAAAATACCAACAAAAAGAATCCTCAGGCAAAAAATAAGACACACTTAAGGCTGATCAAAAAGGTTCAGCCGCAAGGCGGAGGACTTCAACGCAGTCGGATGGGCCTTTTTCATCAGCCTTGCAGGGTGCCGCGGTCGTAAAGTTCTTGTAAGTATTGTACTGCAGAGTCTTGAGTGCGCATGTAGTAGTGCGCGCGCAGAATAGCTTGTTCTTCTTCAGTCAAAGAAGCATTCGTACCTAATTTTTTCAAACGATCTTGACCAATGTGATAAAGGCTTAAAGCACCGGCCACAGAGATATTAAAACTTTGCACAAAGCCTGTCATAGGAATGATGATGGTTTCATCGGCCGCCGCAATCATCTCGGGCGACACGCCGTCCTTTTCATTTCCTAAGACCAACGCCACTTTTCCAGAAAAATCGATTTCATGGAGCGGCTTCGATTTCGCATCCAGATGAGTCACGCAGATTTTATAGCCTTGTTGCTTTAAAGAC is from Bdellovibrio bacteriovorus and encodes:
- a CDS encoding TrmH family RNA methyltransferase, with product MFPYGPELEINAHLKVHYQLVLEKIGPLLTDDRRQKIERVVSLRNFDTAVVLEGIYDRGNISAVMRSAEGLGFGNFHVIETQEKFKEANRVTQGADKWVEVQKWKKTSECVKSLKQQGYKICVTHLDAKSKPLHEIDFSGKVALVLGNEKDGVSPEMIAAADETIIIPMTGFVQSFNISVAGALSLYHIGQDRLKKLGTNASLTEEEQAILRAHYYMRTQDSAVQYLQELYDRGTLQG